One part of the Vicia villosa cultivar HV-30 ecotype Madison, WI linkage group LG6, Vvil1.0, whole genome shotgun sequence genome encodes these proteins:
- the LOC131611272 gene encoding pentatricopeptide repeat-containing protein At3g02330, mitochondrial-like has product MLHRTVSLPSCLFSSIKMNLTNKLTFSHIFQKCSNLKALNPGKQAHAQMIVTGFVPTVFVSNCLLQLYCKCSNMNYAFNVFDRMPQRDVISWNTMIFGYAGVGNMGFVEFLFDSMPERDVVSWNSLLSCYLQNGIHRKSVEVFVKMRSLKVSHDYATFAVVLKACTGIEDYCLGLQIHCIAIQMGFESDVVTGTALVDLYSTCKKLDYAFKVFDAMPERNSVCWSAVIAGYVRNDRFIEGLKLYTDMLKEGIGVSQSTFASAFRACAGLSAFEFGTQLHAYALKTNFGYDSIVGTATLDMYAKCDRMFDAQKLFNAFPNPTRQSHNAIIVGYARQDQGLEALKVFRSLQKSYLGFDEISLSGALTACSAIKGHLEGIQLHGLAVKCGLEFNICVANTILDMYAKCGALMEACLIFDDMERKDAVSWNAIIAAHEQNERVEETLSLFVSMLRSTMEPDDFTFGSVVKACAGQKALNYGMEIHGRVIKSGMGLDWFVGSAVIDMYCKCGMLVEAEKIHERLEEQTTVSWNSIISGFSSQKQGENALRYFSHMLQVGVIPDNFTYATVLDICANLATVELGKQIHGQILKLQLHSDVYIASTIVDMYSKCGNMQDSRVMFEKAPKRDYVTWSAMICAYAYHGLGEDAIKLFEEMQLQNVKPNHTIFISVLRACAHMGFVDKGLHYFRKMRSDYGLDPQMEHYSCMVDLLGRSGQVNEALKLIESMPFEADDVIWRTLLGICKLQGNVEVAEKAADSLLQLDPQDSSAYVLLSNVYAIAGIWGEVAKIRSLMKNYKLKKEPGCSWIEVRDEVHAFLVGDKAHPRSEEIYEQTHLLVDEMKWDGYVPDIDNFLLDEEMEDEDHYEEHKIAAV; this is encoded by the coding sequence GTGTTCGACAGAATGCCTCAACGGGATGTGATTTCTTGGAACACTATGATATTTGGTTATGCTGGAGTTGGAAACATGGGGTTTGTGGAGTTTTTGTTTGATTCGATGCCGGAGAGAGATGTTGTTTCATGGAATTCTTTGTTGTCGTGTTATTTGCAAAACGGGATTCATCGAAAGTCGGTTGAGGTTTTTGTCAAGATGAGATCGTTGAAAGTTTCGCATGATTATGCTACTTTTGCGGTTGTTTTGAAAGCGTGTACTGGTATTGAGGATTATTGTTTAGGACTTCAGATTCATTGTATTGCGATTCAGATGGGTTTCGAGAGTGATGTCGTGACAGGTACTGCTCTGGTGGATTTGTATTCAACATGTAAGAAACTTGATTATGCTTTTAAGGTTTTTGATGCGATGCCAGAGAGGAATTCGGTGTGTTGGAGTGCTGTAATTGCAGGGTATGTTCGAAATGATCGGTTTATTGAGGGATTGAAATTGTATACGGATATGTTGAAGGAAGGTATAGGGGTGAGTCAATCAACCTTTGCTAGTGCATTTAGGGCGTGTGCCGGATTATCTGCGTTTGAATTCGGCACGCAGTTGCATGCTTATGCTCTGAAGACTAATTTCGGATACGATAGTATAGTAGGAACTGCTACGTTAGATATGTATGCTAAATGTGACAGAATGTTTGATGCTCAAAAACTATTTAACGCATTCCCCAACCCTACCCGGCAATCTCATAATGCCATTATTGTTGGATATGCACGACAAGATCAAGGTCTTGAAGCATTAAAGGTTTTTCGTTCTTTGCAGAAGTCTTATCTTGGCTTCGACGAGATTAGTTTGTCTGGTGCTTTGACGGCATGTTCAGCGATCAAAGGCCATTTGGAGGGGATTCAACTACATGGATTAGCGGTCAAATGTGGTTTGGAGTTTAATATCTGTGTTGCAAATACCATTTTAGACATGTATGCAAAATGTGGAGCATTGATGGAAGCTTGTTTGATATTTGATGATATGGAAAGAAAGGATGCTGTGTCTTGGAATGCTATCATTGCCGCTCACGAGCAAAATGAACGAGTTGAAGAAACGCTTTCACTCTTTGTTTCAATGTTGCGGTCAACGATGGAACCAGATGATTTTACTTTTGGAAGCGTTGTAAAGGCATGTGCCGGTCAGAAAGCATTGAATTATGGTATGGAAATCCATGGACGAGTTATTAAGTCCGGAATGGGATTAGATTGGTTTGTTGGAAGTGCCGTGATTGATATGTATTGCAAGTGTGGAATGCTAGTGGAAGCAGAAAAGATTCACGAAAGATTGGAAGAGCAAACAACTGTTTCTTGGAATTCAATCATTTCGGGATTCTCGTCGCAAAAGCAAGGTGAAAATGCTTTGAGGTATTTCTCTCATATGCTACAAGTCGGTGTAATACCTGACAATTTCACATATGCTACGGTTCTCGATATTTGCGCTAATTTGGCTACCGTCGAACTTGGAAAACAGATTCATGGACAAATTCTAAAGCTACAGTTGCATTCTGATGTGTATATAGCTAGTACTATTGTAGACATGTATTCAAAATGTGGAAATATGCAGGATTCAAGAGTAATGTTTGAGAAGGCGCCTAAGCGGGACTACGTAACTTGGAGCGCCATGATTTGTGCATATGCATACCATGGACTTGGAGAAGATGCCATTAAATTATTTGAGGAGATGCAGCTTCAGAATGTGAAACCAAACCATACAATTTTCATTTCAGTCCTCAGAGCCTGTGCGCATATGGGTTTTGTAGATAAAGGCCTACATTACTTCCGGAAAATGCGAAGTGACTACGGTTTAGATCCCCAGATGGAGCATTATTCATGTATGGTAGATCTACTAGGTAGGTCAGGCCAAGTAAATGAAGCTCTGAAGCTTATTGAAAGCATGCCTTTTGAAGCTGATGATGTAATATGGAGAACTTTACTCGGTATTTGCAAGTTGCAAGGGAATGTCGAAGTTGCAGAAAAAGCAGCCGATTCTTTATTGCAGTTGGACCCTCAAGATTCTTCTGCTTACGTTCTTTTGTCAAATGTATATGCTATTGCAGGAATTTGGGGTGAGGTTGCGAAaataagaagtttgatgaagaaTTATAAGTTAAAGAAGGAGCCTGGATGTAGCTGGATTGAGGTAAGAGACGAGGTGCATGCGTTTCTTGTCGGGGACAAGGCACATCCAAGATCTGAGGAGATATATGAGCAAACTCATTTGCTTGTGGATGAGATGAAGTGGGATGGATATGTTCCTGATATTGATAATTTCCTGctagatgaggaaatggaagatgaagATCATTATGAGGAACACAAAATCGCTGC